ATAAGCACATTATCTAAAACCCACAagagaaaacataattataatgttcttactttcaagtttaataataattttcaattcacTATTTAAGCTAATAACACAAAATCTGTTATATTAATCGTGAAATTGGTATGTTgtatacgtttgtaagacggagacgacaCATGTGGGTGTGGCGTTctcttaaaatcaaaaatgtacgcGAACAATATTGGCAGACCATCCAATTCTTTAGGTACCTAACCTCGAGTTTGTTTAATTATGAACGACGGCCTTagtgataattattttgattttgatttatttcaattttgatacaataaggcaatttattttaaatacatttattaatttatgacgaCCACAGCGTAGTGTCCGTTTACCGTAAACTGAGAAACCTTTTCTTGAGCCTAGTCGAGCTGGGAACCCAACAGCCATCGCTGTCGTATTTGCCTAAGCCAAGTCGTTCAAGTTCCGCGTACTCAGGTAACCGGATGATAGCGGATGGCTCTTCGTCGTCCGTCCACGTAACTCCTTTGGGATGGTCTCCGTCGTACGACCAACCACGTTTGGCCGCCATAACAACGTGTTTAGCCTGTTCGGCGATATTTCGGGCCTGGGCCTTTTCGTTCTGAATCACTGTTGTTTTGCGTCGACGTTCACACTCGAGTTTAAACCGCTTTGCCGTCCGTTTAAGCAGTTCTACCGGGTGAAGTGGACTGTCTCCGGACGCACGAGGCGACGGCAGTTTGATATTTATGCTCGCGTTATCTTCTTCATCGGCCGGCGGTGGAGGTAGttgtgtttgaaaataaatgttcgTAGGCGTGAAACCTCGGGGCGGGAAATCTTCTTCATCAGCTGGAggtggtggtggaggtggtggtggaggtggtggAGGAACAATCGACGAATTCTTGAGATATTGAAGTGGGTAGTCTTCTTCGCCAGCCCGACGACGTTGGAGAGACATATTAGTGTGAATAGTTTGATCCGTTGGAGGAGTTGAAGGAAGACGAGAAGGAGAAGAAGGACGAGATTCAGAAATAGAAGGAGGATTAGATATGTGCGTCATAAGAGTGTGATAAGAGTGCGCGTTATATTCTTCAGCAGGAGGACTATGAGGTATAAGAGAAAGGGGTGTAGTTATATCTCGAAGGGAATGATTATCAGCAGAAGGACTACGAGAAGCAAGAGAAACCGGCGTTGATGTAATATCTTGAAGCGAATGATCTTCATCAGAAGGACTATGAGAAGCAAGAGAAGGCGGTGGAGGTGTAATATCTTGAAGCAAATGATTTTCAGCAGAAGGACTAGAAGAAGCAAGATAAAGTGATGTAGGTGTAATATCTCGAAGCGAATGATGGTCATCGACGGGCGAAGGGGACTCGTGATCTAAGCCATCCGCCACCGTGACCTTTCGAGATCGCCGCCGCTGTTTCCTGGCGGATTTCCGTTTTTTTGAAGTCACTGCAGTCGTAGCCTCGGGTTTAAGAACGACGGAGTCTGAGAAACCAATGGGCTTTGTCACATCCGATCGGTACCCGTTGGTTGCCATTTTTCGTACACCATACCATTTCGGATATAACGCGTTATGTGAATTGATCGTGACGGGAAGCGGCGCCGCAACAGGCCTCAGGTACGCCGGGGTACCTAGTCTGGTAGTCGGCCGACTGGTAGTATGGGGCCCTGAAGCTCCCATTGGAATTACCATCAAAGTacatttaaaagataaaaactGAGACTCGGGAACcctcaaatttaaaacaataaaaaaccacaactgttttgtattttaatttgtttggtcGTCCTTCGTTTGCCAGCACGCTTACGATTTCCGATTTTGGTCTAACGTCTCCATGGAGATGTcgtaaaagaaataataaaaaaataaaccgtaTACGGaaaattacaaaacatataCGCCACTGTTTGTCcagaggtatataatattattatacttctacCACAGCTGCCACCATTGTCATCGTCATCCGTCCATCGCCACACCACCGTCACGACCGCGGGCGTGTTGTATATTCTGAACGATTtgtttactaatataaaaaaagagcAGGTATGCACGAATATGCATTGAGCGTGATTAAATGtgcactttaaataataaattgcatgaATGCATATCCCAAATGTGCAGTGGCGTACCGATAGGGTGGCATAGTGGGCAAGTGCCACGGGCCCAGAGGGAGGGAGGGCCCTTCAAAAAATGTGGTGAATCAAAAAAACAGATCACCATTATTGAAACAGCCGTAGTTATTTTGTCATTAGATATTCTGTTGTCAGATcgaaataaatattgtgatCATGTcgaaaaaagtacctatatagtatagctATGAAaagcgtaaaaaaatagaagaaCAAGTAAATCTATCAAAACTGCCtaaaataagttgttttttttagtgATGTTcctcttgaaaataaaattaactattttaaatattttactattaccttatttacctatattatttttaaaaaatgagatacatattataatgtgtcatAAAAAGTGaccatattattcataattgtttaataaataagtttttaattttttactaaatattttaacaggggtgtatctaaatataaattgtgtgaGTAAGTGCAAAGGTACTCTTCATATTACAAAATTGTATGACCAAGGGCCCACTGGATTATTTTGCCACGGGCAATCGAAGTTCTAGTTACGCCACTGCAAATGTGCACATGCAGTTAAACTTTGTATTCGAGTTTACAGTACTTATCATAAAACACATTTGCATATTGTGTCCATTGAAAATCAGCAAATACGAAACAACACGAAACCACATTATCATTCAGTTTGTATAGAACTTTGTTATGGAATAAAAGTAACattctgaaataaatattacttaaatggCGAGGTATTCATTTCGAACCTATTGATAATTGCATATAACTAAATAAGCTGGCATTGTATACTGGTAactataaacactataatatgtagCAGTACAGCAGAACATAACGATCAGTCACTGGTAATTCTTCtgtcataaataattgtattcatttcgatattatatttaagtatttttagcAAACatgatttttagaaattaaatatccacataatttgaaaaataatatcataggataaatcgtatactataataaaattattggatTTTTCAAGTTAGCACCagcactataaattataatattataatatgtgtaatatattatagagctgggtcgaactcaaaaatatgttttcgaaCAGAATTCTTCAATTAatctaatatactataatattatattgtatgcagTGATctattggtaatttttttctagCTTAGCACATaagctcaaaaaaaaatttccaaccAAACCTAAGATTAACTTATGGTAGGTCGTGGGGTATACCACCGCACCTttatatatcaatttatttatctagccctcccccccccccccagaaaaaTGATTTTAGACATATTTACGCCAGGATCAGATGGATTTAAAAGTTAAGAATAGTGGTTGGAAAGTTCCTTTAAAAAAGGAACTAGTTCACGTTTACGTTCCACTTATTAAAAAGGAACAAAATCCTTTAACGTCCCTGCCTTGAAGAAAGGAACTAGTTCCTTTCCTCGTTCCTTTTTAATGtgacgtaaaataaaataaaaacataggtacatcgtacatgttTATaccataattgttttaattttaaaattttaaacataacacattgttatttagacatttagtaatagttttaacttatataattattaataaactgtataaataaaCCACCGCGACAGAAATacagaatttatattttataaacattaggtatcaataatatcgtatacaggtttatttttatagctatCCATATAAGttactaaattttaaaagaaactatatattttttccttttagttttaaaaataataataacttttatttaaaaataaatgaacgaagaatagaaagaaaaaaaccgTTCATGTTCCTCAAAAAAGTGAACGAAATTCCAGTACGTTCTTAAACATGAAAAAGGAACTACGTTCCCGATAAGTTCCTAAAAGAAATCAAAGGAACGGTTCCTTTGAACGCGTTCCTTCCAAGCACTGaataataagattttaatattatagacatataaggaaatatttttacacaGACTTTAAACGTATACATTAACAATAGAGTAAATAATttgacagttttattttatatattattactgttaatgtaaattttgaaaacaattaacaaataagtaataacaatggttgtgatttattaacataatttcaaattaactctGTGGACACCAAATTTATCCAAAAGGTATTATTCgttgactataataaacaaaaaaataaataaataaatataagacttgtaaatatattaaacttataagtGTAACATAAGTACACAACTTTATcgatatatacactatattatattctgtattctgCAGGAACAcaatacctatagttaaattattatttaaatctttcagaatgttagtttaacaattaatagAATACTTACTAGAaaacatactttttaaaagtattcaaagaCAGATACTTGTTTTGAAAAGTATGTGAAATACgcgtatttaagtaattaaaaagaatttgaatacttttgctcaagtaggtactttatgatattttatcatagctgatctgagttcaaaaattaaactttagaTTTATAGTTTGTTAAATAACACTTGAATTTCTAACTCCTTCAATATTAATCGTATCGACTTGAAGTCTTCAAGATTTAACGCAGCCAAGCCTCGAGATCAAATTTATGTTCTCAAAAAAGTCACGTATCGATTGACAAattgacaaaagaaaatttcccgccaaatttattttcgaataa
This genomic window from Metopolophium dirhodum isolate CAU chromosome 1, ASM1992520v1, whole genome shotgun sequence contains:
- the LOC132953591 gene encoding WAS/WASL-interacting protein family member 3-like, whose amino-acid sequence is MGASGPHTTSRPTTRLGTPAYLRPVAAPLPVTINSHNALYPKWYGVRKMATNGYRSDVTKPIGFSDSVVLKPEATTAVTSKKRKSARKQRRRSRKVTVADGLDHESPSPVDDHHSLRDITPTSLYLASSSPSAENHLLQDITPPPPSLASHSPSDEDHSLQDITSTPVSLASRSPSADNHSLRDITTPLSLIPHSPPAEEYNAHSYHTLMTHISNPPSISESRPSSPSRLPSTPPTDQTIHTNMSLQRRRAGEEDYPLQYLKNSSIVPPPPPPPPPPPPPADEEDFPPRGFTPTNIYFQTQLPPPPADEEDNASINIKLPSPRASGDSPLHPVELLKRTAKRFKLECERRRKTTVIQNEKAQARNIAEQAKHVVMAAKRGWSYDGDHPKGVTWTDDEEPSAIIRLPEYAELERLGLGKYDSDGCWVPSSTRLKKRFLSLR